Proteins encoded within one genomic window of Nitrospina gracilis 3/211:
- the guaB gene encoding IMP dehydrogenase: MARKQKDIETYLTFDDVLLLPAYSKVMPSEVSLKTQLTQTITLNCPLVSAPMDTVTEADLAIALAQEGGIGIIHRNLPPELQRKMVDKVKRSVSYIIPDPITMEPEQKLHEALEVMDKFRITGIPIVKNKKLVGMLTNRDIRFETKTDKAISQLMTKDNLVTIQEKTPLDKSKKLLHDNRIEKLPVVDKKGNLKGLLTLKDILKVTEFPNAAKDKKGRLLVGAALGASTDYMDHIADMVKVGLDVLTIDSAHGHSEKVLRTIREIKKSFPNLQVIGGNVATVEGTEALIKAGVDAVKVGIGPGSICTTRVVTGVGVPQITAVRKCSAVAAKKNIPIISDGGIRHSGDITKAIAAGAHSVMIGSLFAGTEESPGEKILYQGRSYKEYRGMGSIGAMQKGSSDRYFQELGLNESKLVPEGVEARIPYRGLLAFSVHQLMGGLRAGMGYCGCKTIDALRNDSQFIKITMAGLKESHVHDVIVTKESPNYHIE; the protein is encoded by the coding sequence ATGGCCAGAAAACAGAAAGACATCGAAACCTATCTCACTTTTGACGACGTCCTGCTCCTGCCCGCTTACTCGAAGGTGATGCCTTCCGAGGTGAGCCTGAAGACGCAGTTGACGCAGACCATCACCCTCAACTGCCCGCTGGTGAGCGCGCCGATGGACACGGTGACGGAGGCCGACCTCGCCATTGCACTGGCGCAGGAGGGCGGCATCGGCATCATCCACCGCAATCTGCCGCCGGAGTTGCAACGCAAGATGGTGGACAAGGTCAAGCGTTCGGTCAGCTACATCATCCCGGACCCCATCACCATGGAGCCGGAGCAGAAACTGCACGAGGCGCTGGAGGTGATGGACAAGTTCCGCATCACCGGCATCCCCATCGTCAAAAACAAAAAGCTGGTCGGCATGCTGACCAACCGCGACATCCGCTTCGAAACCAAGACGGACAAGGCCATCTCGCAGTTGATGACGAAGGACAACCTCGTCACCATCCAGGAAAAGACGCCGCTCGACAAATCGAAAAAACTCCTGCACGACAACCGCATCGAGAAACTGCCGGTGGTGGACAAGAAAGGCAACCTCAAGGGCCTGCTCACGCTGAAAGACATCCTGAAAGTCACCGAGTTCCCCAACGCGGCAAAAGACAAGAAAGGCCGCCTGCTGGTCGGCGCGGCCTTGGGCGCCTCCACCGATTACATGGACCACATCGCCGACATGGTGAAGGTGGGGTTGGATGTCCTCACTATCGACAGCGCGCACGGCCATTCGGAAAAAGTGCTCCGCACCATCCGCGAGATCAAGAAGTCGTTCCCGAATTTGCAGGTCATCGGCGGCAACGTGGCGACGGTGGAAGGCACCGAGGCGCTCATCAAGGCCGGGGTGGATGCGGTGAAGGTCGGCATCGGGCCGGGTTCCATCTGCACCACGCGCGTGGTCACCGGCGTCGGCGTGCCGCAGATCACCGCCGTTCGCAAATGCTCGGCAGTCGCGGCGAAGAAGAACATCCCCATCATCTCCGACGGCGGCATCCGCCACTCCGGCGACATCACCAAGGCCATCGCCGCGGGCGCGCATTCGGTGATGATCGGTTCGCTGTTCGCGGGCACGGAGGAAAGCCCCGGCGAAAAAATTCTGTACCAGGGGCGCAGTTACAAGGAATACCGCGGCATGGGATCGATCGGCGCCATGCAGAAGGGATCGAGCGACCGCTACTTCCAGGAACTCGGCCTCAACGAAAGCAAGCTGGTGCCGGAGGGCGTGGAGGCGCGCATTCCGTACCGCGGCCTGCTGGCGTTCAGCGTGCACCAGCTGATGGGCGGCCTGCGCGCGGGCATGGGCTATTGCGGATGCAAAACCATCGACGCGCTCCGCAACGATTCGCAGTTCATCAAGATCACCATGGCGGGCCTGAAGGAAAGCCACGTGCACGACGTCATCGTCACCAAGGAATCGCCCAACTACCATATCGAGTGA
- the guaA gene encoding glutamine-hydrolyzing GMP synthase gives MTIGEDIHAQRILILDFGSQYTQNIARKVRECQVYCEIHPCTIGIQKIREFKPKGIILSGGPGSVLAEDAPLLDPVLFDFKIPVLGICYGMQLITYLNDGEVNPAKEREFGRAELVLKTFSHLFNGVKNNSIAWMSHGDRITRLPNGFKITAFTSNSPVAAMEDPVRKIYGLQFHPEVVHTQEGGKIFENFLYKICGCDPVWKVDSFAEYAIQKIHDQVQNGKVLCALSGGVDSSVVAALLHKALGDRLICIFIDNGLLRMNERARVVDTFREHFKMNLYVVDASKTFLDRLKGVTDPEQKRKIIGNTFIEVFEEEAQKAGDFTFLAQGTLYPDVIESVSFKGGPSAVIKSHHNVGGLPENMKMELVEPLRELFKDEVRKLGRELGLPDEIINRQPFPGPGLAIRIIDEITRDRIRMVQEADKIILEEIKGAGLYNEIWQSFGVLLPVKTVGVMGDSRTYENVVALRAVTSTDGMTADWVHLPYDLLGKISNRIINEVQGVNRVVYDISSKPPGTIEWE, from the coding sequence ATGACCATCGGCGAAGACATTCACGCACAACGCATCCTGATCCTCGATTTCGGATCGCAATACACGCAGAACATCGCACGCAAGGTGCGCGAGTGCCAGGTGTACTGCGAAATCCACCCGTGCACCATCGGTATCCAGAAAATCCGCGAGTTCAAGCCGAAGGGCATCATCCTCTCCGGTGGACCCGGAAGCGTGCTGGCGGAAGACGCACCCCTGCTCGACCCTGTGCTGTTCGATTTCAAAATTCCGGTGCTCGGCATCTGCTACGGCATGCAGTTGATCACCTACTTGAACGACGGCGAGGTGAACCCGGCGAAGGAACGCGAGTTCGGCCGCGCCGAGCTGGTGCTCAAAACCTTTTCGCACCTGTTCAACGGCGTCAAGAACAACTCGATCGCGTGGATGAGCCACGGCGACCGCATCACGCGCCTGCCCAACGGATTCAAAATCACTGCGTTCACCAGCAATTCACCCGTGGCGGCGATGGAAGACCCCGTCCGGAAAATCTACGGACTCCAGTTCCACCCGGAAGTCGTGCACACGCAGGAAGGCGGCAAGATTTTCGAAAACTTCCTGTACAAGATCTGCGGCTGCGATCCCGTCTGGAAAGTCGATTCGTTCGCCGAGTACGCCATCCAGAAAATTCATGACCAGGTGCAGAACGGCAAGGTGCTGTGCGCGCTGAGTGGCGGCGTGGACTCGTCCGTTGTCGCGGCGTTGCTGCATAAGGCCTTGGGCGACCGGCTGATCTGCATCTTCATCGACAACGGCCTGTTGCGCATGAACGAACGCGCGCGCGTGGTCGATACCTTCCGCGAACATTTCAAAATGAACCTGTACGTGGTGGACGCGTCGAAAACCTTTCTCGACCGGCTGAAGGGCGTCACCGACCCCGAACAGAAACGCAAGATCATCGGCAACACCTTCATCGAAGTGTTCGAAGAGGAAGCGCAGAAGGCGGGCGACTTCACCTTCCTCGCGCAGGGCACGCTGTACCCGGACGTCATCGAGTCGGTGTCGTTCAAGGGCGGCCCGTCGGCGGTGATCAAATCGCACCACAACGTGGGCGGCCTGCCGGAGAACATGAAGATGGAACTGGTCGAGCCGCTGCGCGAACTGTTCAAGGACGAAGTGCGCAAACTCGGACGCGAGCTGGGTCTGCCCGACGAGATCATCAACCGCCAGCCGTTCCCCGGACCGGGTCTCGCCATCCGTATTATCGACGAGATCACGCGCGACCGCATCCGCATGGTGCAGGAGGCGGACAAAATCATCCTGGAAGAGATCAAGGGCGCCGGGCTGTACAACGAAATCTGGCAGTCGTTCGGCGTGCTGTTGCCGGTGAAGACGGTGGGCGTGATGGGCGACTCACGTACTTATGAAAACGTCGTGGCCCTGCGCGCCGTGACCAGCACCGACGGCATGACCGCCGACTGGGTGCACCTGCCTTACGACCTGCTCGGTAAAATCTCCAACCGCATCATCAACGAAGTCCAGGGCGTCAACCGCGTCGTCTATGATATCAGCTCCAAACCCCCCGGCACGATTGAGTGGGAATAA
- a CDS encoding acyltransferase family protein codes for MTPSPASPPAAAAPAVARFWALDVLRGLAALGVVVWHYRHFTPFAPSLETERPFNAPLLFFYNSGFVMVDLFFCLSGFIFFWKYAESIQRREIDFKKFLYLRWTRLYPLHLTTLLFVAIAQFLIHSNHNAAFVYQFNDVRHFVLNLFMVSQWGLEEGLSFNGPAWSISVEMFLYIAFFGVVFAFGRRNALAAVLLAALGWFLYANYYDWIILKATIGEGLVSFFMGGFAYKVYNAVTRDNGPRVPAALALSATGMLAFWGIVYFLTYHPGPWAAALGNWFFWTVVLGFPVTVLFLGLVDYSKRAEAVFRKLAFLGDISYAVYLLHFPVQLLFFFAGQKGAIDFTSPAIFLLYVGGTVGIAWLVYHGFEVPARRFLRKRFSKP; via the coding sequence GTGACTCCATCCCCGGCGTCCCCGCCTGCCGCAGCGGCACCCGCTGTCGCCCGTTTCTGGGCGCTGGATGTATTGCGCGGTCTCGCCGCCCTGGGCGTGGTGGTGTGGCATTATCGTCATTTCACGCCGTTCGCGCCGTCGCTCGAAACCGAACGCCCCTTCAACGCCCCTCTCCTGTTCTTTTACAACTCCGGCTTCGTGATGGTCGACCTGTTCTTCTGCCTTTCCGGCTTCATCTTTTTCTGGAAATACGCGGAGAGCATCCAAAGGCGCGAGATCGATTTTAAAAAGTTCCTCTACCTGCGCTGGACGCGGTTGTATCCCCTGCACCTCACCACGCTGCTGTTCGTCGCCATCGCGCAATTCCTTATCCACTCCAACCACAACGCCGCCTTTGTGTATCAGTTCAACGACGTGCGGCATTTCGTTTTGAACCTGTTCATGGTGTCGCAGTGGGGATTGGAAGAAGGACTGTCGTTCAACGGCCCGGCGTGGTCGATTTCCGTCGAGATGTTTCTCTATATCGCATTCTTCGGCGTGGTGTTCGCCTTCGGACGGCGCAACGCATTGGCGGCGGTTCTGCTGGCGGCGCTCGGCTGGTTCCTGTACGCCAACTATTACGACTGGATTATATTGAAAGCGACGATCGGCGAGGGGCTGGTGTCGTTTTTCATGGGAGGGTTCGCGTACAAAGTTTACAACGCCGTAACGCGGGACAACGGACCACGCGTCCCAGCCGCGCTGGCTCTATCGGCGACCGGCATGCTGGCATTCTGGGGAATCGTGTATTTTCTCACCTACCATCCCGGACCGTGGGCGGCCGCCCTCGGCAACTGGTTTTTCTGGACGGTGGTCCTGGGATTTCCGGTGACCGTGCTGTTCCTGGGACTGGTGGACTACTCGAAGCGTGCCGAGGCCGTGTTTCGCAAACTTGCGTTTCTGGGCGACATCTCGTACGCCGTGTACCTGTTGCATTTTCCGGTTCAGCTTCTGTTCTTCTTCGCCGGGCAAAAGGGAGCGATCGATTTCACCTCCCCCGCCATTTTCCTGCTGTACGTCGGTGGCACCGTGGGCATCGCCTGGCTCGTGTACCACGGATTCGAGGTCCCCGCCCGCCGGTTCCTGCGCAAACGGTTTTCCAAACCATAA
- a CDS encoding transglutaminase-like domain-containing protein, with amino-acid sequence MLKRGTLFAVWLVAILMAGPAASAPIVDRDDWSGTYFNGQKLGFNRAVVEVKEDEIRVHTQMFLRLEAGGIEQVTSVSQDTRLTPDLKLKTFSLLQEIMGSRQRIEARVEGSKLLFHITTEGYSKDKELDLPANAIPASTAWLNLVHAGLEVGKKGTMTLLIEPFQMTAPLKYEVLRQETIDHRGKPVETVVVKQEYSGIKTFTWATADGTVLRERTVQGFESIKEPASVARELPPEAMSVSNFITLSLVKANKPIEHPRMVKALKLTLRNLTGPGSIPSDHRQKVLDTAKMKGGDYQATLVIEQESPAPAKPVSFPFNDEATQPYLEDTSQIQSEHPMIRALARELKGQSTDPWRVALAINKWVYSNLEKVLVDAFTAVDALNSRRGECQSHTNLYTALARAAGIPTRVVNGIVYSEDFRGFVYHAWPEVYVGEWRALDPTLGQEGVDATHIKLSEGNTDGSLKLMEFVGRLDIDVLEN; translated from the coding sequence ATGTTGAAACGAGGCACATTGTTTGCGGTTTGGCTGGTGGCTATCCTGATGGCCGGGCCCGCGGCGTCTGCCCCCATTGTGGACCGCGACGACTGGTCCGGCACCTACTTCAACGGCCAGAAGCTGGGCTTCAACCGCGCCGTGGTGGAGGTGAAGGAGGATGAGATCCGCGTCCACACGCAGATGTTCCTGCGGCTGGAAGCGGGTGGCATCGAGCAGGTCACTTCCGTCTCGCAGGACACGCGCCTCACCCCGGACCTCAAGCTCAAGACCTTCAGCCTGCTCCAGGAAATCATGGGTAGCCGCCAGCGCATCGAAGCGCGGGTGGAGGGTAGCAAACTCCTGTTCCACATCACCACCGAGGGCTACAGCAAGGACAAGGAACTGGACCTGCCGGCCAACGCCATCCCTGCGTCCACCGCGTGGCTGAACCTCGTCCATGCCGGGCTGGAAGTGGGCAAAAAGGGCACGATGACGCTGTTGATCGAGCCGTTCCAGATGACCGCGCCGCTCAAGTACGAAGTGCTGCGGCAGGAGACCATCGACCACCGCGGCAAGCCGGTGGAGACCGTCGTCGTCAAGCAGGAGTACTCCGGCATCAAGACGTTCACCTGGGCGACGGCGGACGGCACGGTCCTGCGCGAGCGCACGGTGCAGGGGTTTGAGTCGATCAAGGAACCCGCCTCGGTGGCGCGCGAACTGCCGCCGGAGGCGATGTCGGTCAGCAATTTCATCACGCTGAGCCTGGTCAAGGCGAACAAGCCTATCGAACATCCGCGCATGGTGAAGGCGCTCAAGCTGACGCTCCGCAACCTCACCGGACCCGGCTCCATCCCCAGCGACCACCGGCAGAAGGTGCTGGACACCGCGAAGATGAAAGGCGGCGATTACCAGGCGACCCTGGTGATCGAGCAGGAGTCCCCGGCTCCGGCGAAACCGGTGTCGTTTCCCTTCAATGACGAGGCGACGCAGCCTTACCTCGAAGACACCTCGCAGATCCAGTCCGAGCACCCCATGATCCGCGCGCTGGCCCGGGAACTGAAAGGGCAGAGCACCGATCCCTGGCGGGTGGCGCTGGCTATCAACAAATGGGTGTATTCCAACCTTGAGAAGGTTCTGGTGGACGCTTTCACCGCCGTGGACGCGCTGAACTCCCGGCGCGGCGAATGCCAGTCGCACACCAACCTGTACACCGCGCTGGCGCGCGCCGCGGGCATCCCGACGCGCGTTGTCAACGGCATTGTGTATTCGGAGGACTTCCGGGGTTTTGTCTATCACGCCTGGCCGGAAGTGTATGTGGGGGAATGGCGGGCCCTGGATCCCACCCTCGGGCAGGAAGGGGTGGACGCCACGCACATCAAGCTCTCCGAGGGCAACACCGACGGCTCGCTCAAGTTGATGGAGTTCGTCGGCCGCCTCGACATCGACGTCCTCGAAAACTAG
- a CDS encoding formylglycine-generating enzyme family protein has translation MIEIPGGEVVVGDEGKERTVHVDAFFIDEHEVTNAEYGEVVATHEYREGAAGHPVTHVTFHEAQAYCEKRKARLPTGDEWEKAARGTDGRLYPWGNTLARRKPHPFYSGVVKKTAGSNRKDVSPYGVRDMAGSVWEWTDAGDGDQRETRGGLWNLHLDFEYSKTLDRNRLPADSRFLFLGFRCARSAN, from the coding sequence ATGATCGAAATCCCTGGAGGGGAGGTTGTGGTGGGTGACGAGGGGAAGGAGCGCACGGTTCACGTTGATGCGTTTTTCATCGATGAGCATGAGGTGACGAATGCGGAGTATGGGGAGGTGGTGGCGACGCACGAATACCGCGAGGGGGCGGCGGGGCACCCGGTGACGCACGTCACCTTCCACGAGGCGCAGGCGTACTGCGAAAAACGTAAGGCGCGTCTGCCGACGGGCGACGAATGGGAGAAGGCGGCGCGCGGCACCGACGGCAGACTCTACCCGTGGGGCAACACCTTGGCCCGGCGCAAGCCGCACCCGTTTTACTCCGGCGTGGTCAAAAAAACCGCGGGCAGTAACCGCAAGGACGTCTCGCCCTACGGCGTGCGCGACATGGCGGGGTCGGTGTGGGAGTGGACCGACGCGGGCGACGGCGATCAACGCGAAACGCGCGGCGGGTTGTGGAACCTGCACCTCGATTTCGAATACAGCAAAACCTTGGACCGCAACCGCCTGCCGGCGGATTCGCGGTTTCTATTTTTAGGATTCCGATGCGCGCGCTCGGCAAATTGA
- a CDS encoding vitamin B12-dependent ribonucleotide reductase, with the protein MDIPRIFTKSRKDPYEGLNFVERSSKITNANGSVVSEITGVMVPDSWSQVAADIIAQKYFRKAGIPAVTKKRYEHDVPEWLCPSEPDHDALENLPEDERFGRETDARQVFNRLAGCWTYWGWKSGYFSNEEAALNYYDEMCCMLARQSGAPNSPQWFNTGLNWAYGIEGPPQGHYFFNEKTGQTEKSQSAYERPQPHACFILSIEDDLVNEGGIMDLWQQEARLFKYGSGTGTNFSKLRSGGESLSGGGQSSGLMSFLKIGDRAAGAIKSGGTTRRAAKMVTLDVDHPDIEEYIQWKVKEERKVAALAAGSKLCRKHLKAVLDACWDWDQASTRFDVKQNKKLKKAVRDALAVFIPQNYIYRVIQLAEQGVQDTEFEEYDTNWTSEAYQTVSGQNSNNSVRLTNEFLHAVECDGDWNLVARTTGKVIKTVKARDIWRLVNESTWASADPGVQFDTTINEWHTCPQGGRINASNPCSEYMFLDDTACNLASINLMKFHDAETGQFDVDKFIAACRLWTLTLEISVTMAQFPNKAIAQKSYEYRTLGLGYANLGTLLMVSGIPYDSKQAQAITGAITAIMTGISYAMSAEIAGEVGPFPQYKENAEDMLRVMRNHQRAAHNADAREYEGLTVYPQGIDPMHCPVYLHEAALDAWKQALELGQKHGYRNAQTTCIAPTGTIGLVMDCDTTGIEPDYALVKYKKLAGGGYFKIINRAVPLALKNLGYSQEQIQAIVDHCVGAASLKGAPYINYEALKAKGFTDHVLGAVEKELPRVFDITFAFNKYVLGENFCTEVLGIDSDQLDAADFNLLKHIGFTEEQITKANDHICGTMTIEGAPHLKEEHYPVFDCANKCGKYGQRYIRHEAHIRKMAAAQPFISGAISKTINMPNSSTIEDVDKAHMLSWKLMVKGTAVYRDGSKLSQPLNSVVAAEFNLEDLEDETERDTLKVAEKLTRVFVDQQKKRMPLPFRRKGYTQKAVVGGHKVYLRTGEYEDGSLGEIFIDMHKEGAAYRSLMNCFAISISLGLQHGVPLEEFVDAFVFTRFEPNGMVTGNDTITMATSTIDYIFRELAISYLDRYDLAHVTPEDLRADALQKETEVSPDAEGDEEETRPTAETKAPRTEEPGEAGDTPLTHGNGGNGGNGHSAPQKTGTTTKELGTVVLQLSKEAKNSAAIAKMKGYEGDPCGECGQLTLVRNGTCLKCISCGATSGCS; encoded by the coding sequence ATGGATATCCCCCGCATATTTACCAAGAGTCGCAAGGACCCGTACGAAGGCCTGAATTTTGTCGAGCGGTCTTCCAAGATCACCAACGCAAACGGGTCAGTAGTCTCTGAGATAACGGGGGTCATGGTTCCGGACTCGTGGTCGCAGGTTGCCGCGGACATCATCGCGCAGAAATACTTCCGCAAGGCGGGCATTCCGGCCGTCACCAAAAAACGTTACGAGCACGACGTCCCCGAATGGCTGTGCCCGTCGGAGCCCGATCACGACGCGCTCGAAAACCTGCCCGAAGACGAGCGTTTCGGACGCGAGACCGACGCGCGGCAGGTGTTCAACCGCCTGGCGGGATGCTGGACCTACTGGGGCTGGAAGAGCGGTTACTTCAGCAACGAGGAAGCGGCACTCAATTATTACGATGAGATGTGCTGCATGCTGGCCAGGCAGAGCGGCGCGCCCAACTCGCCGCAGTGGTTCAACACCGGCCTCAACTGGGCGTACGGCATCGAGGGCCCGCCGCAGGGACATTACTTCTTCAACGAAAAGACTGGCCAGACCGAAAAATCGCAGAGCGCCTACGAGCGCCCGCAACCGCACGCCTGCTTCATCCTGTCCATCGAGGACGACCTCGTCAATGAAGGCGGCATCATGGACCTGTGGCAACAGGAAGCGCGGCTGTTCAAGTACGGTTCCGGCACCGGCACCAACTTCTCCAAACTGCGAAGCGGCGGCGAGTCGCTTTCCGGAGGCGGCCAGTCCTCCGGCCTGATGAGCTTTTTGAAGATCGGCGACCGCGCCGCGGGCGCGATCAAATCCGGCGGCACCACGCGCCGGGCGGCGAAGATGGTGACGCTCGACGTCGATCACCCGGACATCGAGGAATACATCCAGTGGAAGGTGAAAGAAGAACGCAAGGTGGCGGCGCTGGCGGCGGGGAGCAAGTTGTGCCGCAAGCACCTGAAAGCCGTACTCGACGCCTGCTGGGACTGGGATCAGGCCAGCACGCGCTTCGACGTCAAACAGAACAAGAAACTGAAAAAAGCCGTGCGCGATGCGCTGGCGGTCTTCATTCCGCAGAACTACATCTACCGCGTCATCCAGTTGGCCGAGCAGGGCGTGCAGGACACGGAGTTCGAGGAATACGACACCAACTGGACGTCGGAAGCCTATCAGACCGTTTCCGGCCAGAATTCAAACAACTCGGTGCGCCTGACCAACGAATTCCTGCATGCGGTGGAGTGCGACGGCGACTGGAACCTGGTCGCCCGCACGACGGGCAAAGTGATCAAGACGGTGAAAGCGCGCGATATCTGGCGGCTGGTCAACGAATCGACGTGGGCCTCCGCCGACCCCGGCGTGCAGTTCGACACCACCATCAACGAATGGCACACCTGTCCGCAGGGCGGCCGCATCAACGCTTCCAACCCCTGCTCGGAATACATGTTCCTCGACGACACGGCGTGCAACCTGGCGTCGATCAACCTGATGAAATTCCATGACGCGGAGACCGGACAGTTCGACGTCGATAAATTCATTGCCGCCTGCCGCTTGTGGACCTTGACGCTCGAAATTTCCGTCACCATGGCGCAGTTCCCGAACAAGGCCATCGCGCAGAAAAGTTACGAGTACCGCACGCTGGGTCTCGGTTACGCCAACCTCGGCACGCTCCTCATGGTGTCCGGCATTCCTTACGACTCCAAGCAGGCGCAGGCCATCACCGGCGCCATCACCGCCATCATGACGGGTATCAGCTACGCCATGTCGGCGGAGATCGCGGGCGAGGTCGGGCCGTTCCCGCAATACAAGGAGAACGCCGAAGACATGTTGCGTGTCATGCGGAACCATCAGCGCGCCGCGCACAACGCCGACGCGCGCGAATACGAAGGCCTCACGGTGTACCCGCAGGGAATCGATCCCATGCACTGCCCGGTGTACCTGCACGAGGCGGCGCTCGATGCGTGGAAGCAGGCGCTGGAACTGGGCCAGAAGCACGGCTACCGCAACGCCCAGACCACCTGCATCGCGCCCACCGGCACCATCGGGCTGGTGATGGACTGCGACACGACGGGCATCGAACCCGACTACGCGCTGGTCAAGTACAAGAAACTCGCCGGCGGCGGGTATTTCAAGATCATCAACCGCGCGGTGCCTTTGGCGCTCAAGAACCTCGGTTACTCGCAGGAGCAGATCCAGGCCATCGTCGATCACTGCGTCGGCGCGGCCAGCCTGAAAGGCGCACCGTACATCAATTACGAAGCGTTGAAAGCGAAAGGATTCACCGACCACGTGCTGGGTGCGGTGGAAAAAGAGCTGCCGCGCGTGTTCGACATCACCTTCGCCTTCAACAAGTACGTGCTGGGCGAGAACTTCTGCACGGAAGTTTTGGGCATCGACAGCGACCAGCTGGACGCGGCAGACTTCAACCTGCTCAAACACATCGGGTTCACCGAAGAGCAGATCACCAAGGCGAACGACCACATCTGCGGCACCATGACCATCGAGGGCGCCCCGCATCTCAAGGAAGAGCACTACCCGGTGTTCGACTGCGCCAACAAGTGCGGCAAGTACGGACAACGGTACATCCGCCATGAAGCGCATATCCGCAAGATGGCGGCGGCACAGCCGTTCATCTCCGGAGCGATTTCCAAGACCATCAACATGCCCAACAGCTCCACCATCGAAGACGTGGACAAGGCGCACATGCTGTCGTGGAAACTGATGGTGAAGGGCACCGCCGTGTACCGCGACGGATCGAAACTGAGCCAGCCGCTCAACAGCGTCGTCGCCGCCGAGTTCAACCTCGAAGACCTGGAAGACGAAACCGAACGCGACACCCTGAAGGTGGCGGAGAAACTGACGCGCGTCTTCGTTGATCAGCAGAAGAAACGCATGCCGCTTCCGTTCCGCAGAAAAGGCTACACCCAGAAGGCGGTGGTCGGCGGACACAAGGTGTACCTGCGCACCGGAGAGTACGAAGACGGTTCACTGGGCGAGATCTTCATCGACATGCACAAGGAAGGCGCGGCCTACCGGAGTCTGATGAACTGCTTCGCCATCTCCATCTCGCTCGGTCTGCAACATGGCGTGCCGCTCGAGGAGTTCGTCGATGCTTTCGTGTTCACGCGGTTCGAGCCGAACGGCATGGTGACCGGCAACGACACCATCACAATGGCCACGTCCACCATCGATTACATCTTCCGCGAACTGGCGATCAGTTACCTCGACCGCTACGACCTCGCGCACGTGACGCCGGAAGACCTGCGCGCGGACGCCCTGCAAAAGGAAACGGAAGTGTCTCCGGATGCGGAAGGTGATGAAGAGGAAACCAGGCCCACCGCCGAAACCAAAGCCCCCCGCACGGAAGAGCCGGGTGAGGCAGGAGATACGCCCCTCACTCACGGCAACGGCGGGAACGGCGGCAACGGCCACAGCGCGCCGCAAAAAACCGGAACAACGACGAAGGAGTTGGGCACGGTGGTGCTCCAACTCAGCAAGGAAGCAAAAAACTCCGCCGCCATCGCCAAGATGAAAGGGTATGAAGGCGATCCCTGCGGCGAGTGCGGTCAGTTGACTCTGGTCCGCAACGGCACGTGTCTCAAATGTATTTCCTGCGGTGCCACTTCGGGGTGTTCCTAA
- a CDS encoding molybdopterin-dependent oxidoreductase, which yields MRALGKLTRRRFFRITGGLAALATAALRPTKTLANEPNYFEGTDFVGKTRAGRYRDFYINYWQPMRRIDPAQWSLTINGLTERPATLTFDDLKHFPMQSMNSRLKCVECWSARATWTGFPFSEIEKLAPPKLETVGVLFHCADEYKEYLSLDALRHARTLMVTHMNNAPLTDEHGFPLRVICPFKYGYKNPKAILRMEYVDRVTYGTWSKIGPYSPDGTILPGTDHPLEFGKQPRRIPGGEIFDY from the coding sequence ATGCGCGCGCTCGGCAAATTGACACGCAGACGTTTTTTCCGGATCACCGGCGGGCTCGCCGCCCTGGCAACGGCGGCGCTGCGTCCAACCAAAACCCTCGCCAACGAACCCAACTATTTCGAGGGGACCGACTTCGTCGGCAAGACGCGCGCTGGACGCTACCGCGATTTCTACATCAACTACTGGCAGCCGATGCGCCGCATCGACCCGGCCCAGTGGTCGCTCACCATCAACGGCCTGACGGAACGACCGGCCACCCTCACCTTTGACGACCTGAAACATTTTCCGATGCAGTCCATGAACTCGCGCCTCAAGTGCGTCGAGTGCTGGTCTGCGCGCGCGACGTGGACGGGCTTCCCGTTTTCCGAGATCGAAAAACTCGCGCCGCCCAAACTGGAGACAGTCGGCGTGCTGTTCCACTGCGCCGACGAATATAAAGAATACCTTTCGCTCGACGCCCTGCGCCACGCACGCACGCTTATGGTGACGCACATGAACAACGCGCCGCTCACCGACGAGCACGGCTTTCCTCTGCGCGTCATCTGCCCGTTCAAGTACGGCTACAAAAATCCCAAGGCCATCCTGCGAATGGAGTACGTGGATCGCGTGACCTACGGCACGTGGAGCAAGATCGGGCCGTACTCCCCGGACGGCACCATCCTGCCGGGCACGGATCACCCGCTCGAGTTCGGCAAACAGCCCAGACGCATCCCCGGCGGCGAGATTTTCGATTACTGA